The genomic region GTTCTTTTCTTCCTACTTAGCGACCCTCCAATCGCGAATATTAAGAGAATCAAACTCgttctgttttgtttttctttatttctgagaaagaaagaaaagatgggAATGACACCGAAAATAGCTCCTTCGATGCTCTCTTCCGACTTCGCCAATTTGGCTTCCGAGGCTCAGCGCATGCTCCACTTCGGCGCCGATTGGCTCCACATGGACATCAtggtcttcttcctcttcttcttctattgCATGCTTACAATTTTGTTCCTTTGTTAACCAAGTTTGAATGATTGTCTATGTGTTtgttactattaattaatttctctcATTGAgcttactttaatttttcagcAACCATGgctactgattttttttttttatatttttattttttcattttgggtTCATTTGCAGGATGGGTAAGGAAGTCACTCACTCTCTTGCTTTGCTTATGCTATTGGCTTTGTCCTCACTCCTCATATTGCCATTACTTCCAAATTGAATGGGTTTTTAAGTTGCATTTCAGTTCATTccctttttgttgttttgtcaAGTTAATGTTATCTGTGTGCAAGGATAATGGGTTCTAGTTCTTTTTGCTGATTACATTTcaagttttgaattttaatggtcTGTTAACAATTTGCGGCACATTCTTTTGTCGATTTGCTTCTATATTTGTAACAATGATTTTGAGTTAGTTGTAATTAGTTTGTTTGTTTATAGCTTTGGGTTAACATTGACTAGAATATTCTTTACtttattcaaaataagtattctctaaatattattcaaataagACTCCTTAAGTAAGGTCTTGAGTTCATGTCTTGTGGTTGGGAAGAAATACCCCATTAAAGGTCTCCCTAATAGAGATTAGTCAAAGACAAAACTGGTGGGTACTTTGCACTTATAACATggtaatgaaagaaaaatgttttctctAACTTAATAGTCTTATTATAGCACTAGAGATAAGAATTGTTATTCAATGGTGAATGGTCTCATTGTATGTGTTGGGCTATAGTTATTCATGATTATTACTGAATACTTTTTAATCCAAGTAGACTGACCTATTAGTAGACAGAGAATCACAATCTTCTGTCATgttcaataataacaataacaggATCAAAGCAACCTCATGTTCTCATTGTAGATTCTGCTACGGTATTCATTTCTAATCAGTGCGGCATTCTCTGTTATAAATTTCTCCAATATCAACTACCTGTATAGTCTTATACTTTTTGCTATTACTAGCATGACTGAGACCATGACTGAATTTTTCCTACCTTATCCTGTTATTTATAGTATTTTAATGCTTTAGctaaataaatagtttaatcTATGCTACATTCCTATGTTGCATTGTAACCCAGTAATTGTTTTTGGCCATCAGTCATATAAACATGTAGGCTTTAGCAGATGCTGAAACTCTTAGATCTCAAGATTATTTTCTGGCAACGGATTTCTGAATTGAATCATAATTTTCTACCTGTTTCCAGTTCTTTGTTTTTGAAACAAGTAAACTCTCTTGTACTGTATTGACATTAGGCAGAATGCCTTCATTATAAAAGTGTCACGGAATGGAACTGCAGTTTGAGCATTTAACTATACTCGTACTGAGTTGGATCTGGGATGATCATCTAATTGAAGGAAATTGAGACAAACTCTGGCAGAGCTTGGCAATATTTATCTTTCAAGCTTCTGCTTGCAAGGATATGAACTGTAAAGGTGCTCGTTCTATCCACAGCATTAATGATTGATTTCATAGTAATTGGTAGGGTATTTTGTTTGTCAACTTGACTTGGTCTTTCTATGGATGATTTTGAGTCACCTCATGCGtgcttaattttgtttattatcgAATGTTACTATCTTTGAGTGCGTGTTTTGGGCCATTAAATTACTAGATCTGTTTCCTTTCCTTTCTCCCCTTTCCCTCTATTTCGTGCAGGCATTTTGTCCCCAATTTAACTATTGGCGCTCCAGTTATTGAAAGTTTGAGAAAGCACACAAAGTAACAACCTTCCTTGATCTAGATGATTTTATGCAGATTTCTTTTTTCCTATTTGCATAATATATGGTGCTTTTTAGTCATCAACCATTCACCCTTGCAGGGCATATTTGGATTGTCACCTTATGGTTACAAATCCTCTTGATTATGTTGAACCCTTGGCAAAAGCTGGTGCTTCTGGTTTTACATTTCACGTAGAGACATCAAAAGGTTGGTCCTTATACTTCCTTCTTTTGGTTTGTCTTCCTTATATGCCGTTTTCTTCTGCCTACCTTTATTCTACCTCCGATCCTTTCctttatataagaaacaaatcttagtattaattaaaaatattcccTCCGTTCCTATATATAAGACCCAGTTTTCTAATTCATCAAGATTAAAGAAAGTGGTTAATTTAGTTGATAGCAAtaaatttgtcttaaatttataaCCTTCTGAAAAACTATCATTGCCATTAATACTTCtctctcttctaatggtttgtCAATacattctctttcttcttttaatgaggagtatttctaatataaaaaataggtttaatTGCAAATTTAGTCTCCCTAGCTCACGAATTTGGTCcccttgtaatttaatttaccaATTGAGCCCTCCATTTTTTTGCAGTCCTGTTATTTTAGTCCCCAATCCCGAAATTGGATATTGACCGTTAATTGCTTACATTGACTGTCACGTGTCGCGCTTTTATTGGATCTAAAAACCTTCTCCCTGTCATCACCCTAAAACCTTCTTCCGTAAAAGCAAATAACTTTTATCTTCGGATGGCAATGACGACGCACGATGATGTAAATTCCTGGGTATAAATCATCTCAGCTATGCAATGTCTATCATGGTTTGCAACAATTGCTAGAAACAGCACAATGTTCAGGATGCAAATACCACAAAATGTTgtcatttgttcttttcattatttattatccAATTTACTGCAGCTAAGGTCGTAAATTCCTGGGTTTAGCATGACATATATTACTCTCCTGTCTGTACAATTTTCActtcttaatgttttttttatgggaggattttttttaccaaatcaagggaaaaagaaatagattttAAGGGAGTAAATATTCCcccatttacattttaattttactctGTTAAAGATGTTTCCATAACTTTTTCACTACAAAATAAGACAATTGAGAATAAACGAGGAAGGTACCTCTGCCGAGGAAGAGTGAGAAGCTAAAGATCGAGCTTAAGTTCCTCTTTCTTGGTGCTGAGAAAATGAAGAACGTAAGGGGTGACTCGAATAACAACAACCCATGCCCCGAACATGGCCGCGTGAGATTTCAGCTGCTTCTGTGCTGCAGCTTTGTCTGGCTTGCGCATGAACATTCCTGGAAACGTGATGATGCCTTCTTCTCTGATCTTATTTCGCTTAAATCCTAACTCTCAATCTTCACTCTTCTCTTCAATTTAGGGTGATGACAGGGAGAAGGTTTTGAGATCCAATAAAAGCACGACACGTGGTGgtcaacataaataattaacagTCAATATCCAATTTCGGTGTTGGAGACTAAAATAACGGGATTGCAAAAAAATGGGACTCAATTGGTGAATTAAATTCCAGGGGGACCAAATTCATGAACTGAGATAAATAAGGGGACAAAATTTGCAATTAagcctaaaaaataattaatgcaaggAACATTATAAATTGGgtcttataaaaaggaacatGCACCATTTCAAACTTAGatcttataaatagaaacagAAGGAGTAACTAATTTAACCACTTTCCATGATCTTGATGATTTAGTCCtatgtttcttatatataggacCATAGGTagtataatatttgttttatgctTTCTTAAAAGTGGCTCTTGTGGATAGATAACTGGAAAGAACTTATCCAAAGAATCAAGTCACATGGCATGATTCCTGGTGTAGCATTAAAGCCTGGGACCCCCGTTGGAGAGGTTTATCCTCTGGTATGTATTTTCCCCCCTCTGGTTCTCATATGGTCATATATACCTGTATAGCTGGATGGATATTTTATCATCCTTTATTTTCCGTGAGTATTGTGCATAAACTTGAGAATAGATACAATATCTCTGACTGGAGGCTCCTAGTCTTGAGAGAGTGTTTCTTTTCACAGGTGGAAGCCGAAAATCCTGTGGAAATGGTTCTTGTGATGACTGTAGAACCTGGATTCGGAGGACAAAAATTTATGGCAGAGACGATGGATAAAGTATCATCACTCTTTCTTATGTTATGCTTAATGGTTGACAACACTCATCAATTATGAaagttgtatatattttttcattttttttcctcttattttgaattttcaaaCCAGGTACGTATACTTAGGAAGAAGTATCCATCACTTGACATAGAGGTATCTCAGCCTATTTATTTGTCTGTGACTTCTTGCCTGCTAAGTTAGATGCACATTTTCTTCATGGTTGTAGACACAGTAGATAATTGGGATTTTTTTCCTTGGTTGATTCTGAACTTGTTAAAGCTTTCAAATTTTACCCTTTTATGTTCTCGTCTCTTATTTAAGACAAAGAACAGTggtcttttatttatttcctgtTGCCTTAGCACTTTCAACTTCCTTTATATATAGGTTTCTCACCAAAACTTACCATTCAACAGTATATCTAAGTGCTAAATTATCGTATTCATGGAGATTGGAGATCATTAAGGTCTCATTTGGAAGAGCCTATTCATAGTTTATTTGGACTTACCTTATCACATAAACACTTATGTAAGTGTTTGGGAAAgctaataaaattaacttatgataTGTTCATAAGTTATTTTCAGCTTATTTCTATAACTTCAAAATAGCTTATGAAAACAACTAATAGCTTATGTAGAAACAGTTCAACATCATTTcctctttgattataaatataacttgtacataagtgcttatgttttgtttggataaacttctcaatAAGCACttgtaggagaagaaaataaaaagataatatgaATTATGCTTCttccataagttaaaatcagcTTATATACAAGTTAAAATCAGTGTTTTGGAGAAACTAAATGAGAGTTTCtataaattaacttatacataagataattttaactcatgacagaatttttttttcttatttttcttttcttttataggTACTTATCAAGAAGTGTATCCAAATAGGTTCTTAATTAAACTGTTTAGCCAAACTGGCCCTAAATGCAACTGTTAGCATCCTCACGCACAAtagtagtaatattttttttgcaacaATTGAAACGTGCTCAATTTCAATTGCAGGTTGATGGTGGTTTAGGGCCTTCAACCATAGACGTGGCCGCATCAGCAGGGGCAAATTGCATTGTTGCTGGAAGTTCTGTTTTTGGTGCACCTGAGCCAGCTCAAGTAATATCCTTACTGAGGAGTTCTGTTGAGAAAGCCCAGCAAACCTCGATACAGTAAAACAATGTCGTTTTAAGTTGCAGTATACTTCACAACTTTACATAAACAATATGCTTAATGTTAACATTTTCATAAGTTGAATAAAAGATCAAGTGACTTGATAATGTTTCTTAATATTTCGATATCAAGTATGCATTTCGTAAATATATAAAGGCACAAAAAGGGGATGACAGATGCTGCTGTTTGCTCAAGAACATGTCTAACTTCAAATTTTGAAccacttagttttttttacattatgagTAGAAAAGAGAGTGCCATGCATGGTTGTAGTAACTAAGCTCTTACTCTAGCTTGAAGGGTctatttggataaacttttcTGGAAATACttctaggagaagaaaataagaaaaaaaaattaaataatcttcTCCCCAAgctaaaattagtttatgtatAAGTTAAAATCCATCTTTCAGAGAATCTACTATGAGAAAGtttctacaaattaatttatgtataagttaattttagctcATGGAGAAATTCATTTaatcttttcttcttatttttttctcttaaaagtcTTCTGGAGAAGTTTATCAGACAAACCCAAATTACTGGTAGACGGTAGTGTGAAAttagtaatataaaaattaaattcataataagTATCTTGATATACACTTGTGACAATTCAATGTTTCCTATTCATTCAGAACAATAATTACCTAATCTATTTTCTTGATAGACACTTGTGACAATTCAATGTTTCCTATTCATTAAGAACAATAATTACCTAATCTATTTTCTTGATAGACACTTGACTGTAGTTCATATATTGGACTCATTGTGTGGGGGTTTAAAGTTCACTCTTACCTTGGCTACATACATTAATACAAGTGTAATTAACTAATTCTCCATGAAAGTACTTGTTCTTGTTTGGGATTGATGCACCAATTACACTTGTTTTTATCAACACATGCACTGTAGCATAAGTGCTTTTCTTGATTAAATGGATGTTGATCACAATCTTCAGTTCCCAATCTCCCCTCCTTCAATGTCTTTGAAATCTTGGATAAATGGAAGTTTAATTAAATCTACATTTGTTGACTTCTCTTATGGCACAATTTGTGCTAAATCATTCTCGTCAACTGAATTCATACATTTTAAGTTCTCCATTTTTATTAGTACCTTTTTTGTGACTGTCTTTATTCTCAACACAACAAATTAGAAGTGTCTTTAGGATTGGATTTGTCTCCTACTCCCAAAATCAGCATAAATTTATGTCTACCAAGAACAGTGGGCAGCATGTGTTCTCACGTGCATGTGCACGCTTTATTATGCCATTAATTTAGACCCCATACTTTGATCATATGGAAAAACATGCTTTTAAAAAG from Glycine soja cultivar W05 chromosome 16, ASM419377v2, whole genome shotgun sequence harbors:
- the LOC114391240 gene encoding ribulose-phosphate 3-epimerase, cytoplasmic isoform-like yields the protein MGMTPKIAPSMLSSDFANLASEAQRMLHFGADWLHMDIMDGHFVPNLTIGAPVIESLRKHTKAYLDCHLMVTNPLDYVEPLAKAGASGFTFHVETSKDNWKELIQRIKSHGMIPGVALKPGTPVGEVYPLVEAENPVEMVLVMTVEPGFGGQKFMAETMDKVRILRKKYPSLDIEVDGGLGPSTIDVAASAGANCIVAGSSVFGAPEPAQVISLLRSSVEKAQQTSIQ